The DNA region taattttgttttttttaattagcggCTTTTCATGACAGAAAGTATTTGAATGTTTGGAAGCGTCTCGTCAATTTTTTTCGTTGGCATTGgttcaccgaaaaaaaactcacctTATAAATTCCATAAAATAGTAATCCAACCGAAACCAGTATCGCAACGTCTCCAACGTAATCCAAAGGAGAAGAACTCGCCAAATCCAACACTATAAAACACAAAAGAAAAATCTTCTTAGAAAACCGCTCTTCAAATACCACAACCAGTAACTTTCTTACAATCCTGCGGCAATTCCGAGTCATCACTGCCTTCACCCAACGCCAAGTACACGGACAGGCCAAGCGAAACCAGCTCGAGCAGGCCGGCCAACAGCCCAATAAAGTACCCGTGAAACTTGATATCCGAGCAGCAGCCCATACTGATGAATTTTAAACTCCCGGAGAGAAATCGGAGATCCGTTTGCGGACACAGATTGAACAATACTGAAATGCTGCGCCGGGTTTAGTCGGCAGGACCAAAAACAGCATCAGCCAGAGAGATGAACACGAAACGAGGAAACGTGCAGCGTAAAAGCAACAACatcacaaaacgaacaaaaagcATAAAGTGGGGAAATCCTTAAATTGCAGCTGGTGTGCGCTCCTTGTGGCGGCTGTgttgatggtgatgatgatgattatgcTGCTCCGCCTTGAAAAACTACTCGTTTTTTGAGTTCTCTGTGCTCTGTTTTCTATGCCTATGCCCGAGAGGTCCCTTTATTGCCGCTGTTGTTATGTTGCTTTTACCCATGAGGAAGAAGGAAGAAAAACAGATCCTGGGGCAACGATAGAGAAAGTGTGTTGGCTCGTGCAGGAGAAGCGTTGAATGCATGATGCTGCTGCTCAAGGATATAAAGTCTGGCATGGTGGCTGCTTAAAATTCGTTAAAAATAATAGACGTGATGATTCGAGTTTTTGTATTTCTACGGTTTGGTCACGTATAAGTTTGAACATCGGTTGGGTTGgaaattttcttttcaaaactgttaaagattctttgaaattatttttaagagcAAAATTCTTTTTAGAGGGTGTAAAGGGTACACATGAaggaaatttggcaaaaatctgtttttttttttatgtcagtAAAGGATTTGGAGCGTAATCTAACCTCTAagtcttccaggatgctttatTTCAATCCATAAATAACTTACATTTTATCTTTCCATGTAGTCCCGTGGTATTTACTCTCATGGATgaactgaattaaaaaaatgcattgcacagtggtccagatcgcaaaattaagtggaaaatggattttccgaaaaatggtgacgttttggagctttggtgtcttcaaaagagttgttgcaaatggaaaggggcaacttttggtttggttcaaaattagggtggttcacgattagggtgattttgaaaatctaacttttcaggaatatttttgggaattttttgtcttctaaaagttgatgggcttgccaatccaagcaactttgtcgaagacaccaaaatttatctcgtaatctacgccttctatgaccaaatttataaaagcatctgagcaaaccttcaaaaatcagtttttgaacgtggcaattcagggttaacttttagagaaaagtgatattcggagcacttttagagctctacaaaacaaacattttcattttttgacatgtcaatttggacttaagggtcaaaagttacagccattttaaggtaaaaaagatgcaaatttaaaacttaaatatctcaaaatggcgcaagccaaattttaagcactaggttgcatttgaaagaagagatctagcactacaaacgctgaaaaaatctcagggtgttttctttaaacttgagatatcttcatttgaaaagtctaattttcaaggaaaaccatatgggaccacctaacgaaattcgaaaattgtccaaatatatgttttccatgtaattttgcccgctgaatctgaatctgccctcagaattgagccaaaatgtcaacaaatcgattttggtcatattttgggtttccatgtaaaattatcatttaaacccaaaatatgaccaaaaatcgatttgttgacattttggctcaattctgagggcagattcagattcagcgggcaaaattacatggaaaaacatatatttggacaattttcgaatttcgttaggtggtcccatattttcccttgaaaattagacttttcaaatgaagatatctcaagtttaaagaaaaacaccctgagatttttcagcgtttgtagtgctagatctcttctttcaaatgcaacctagtgcttaaaatttggcttgcgccattttgagatatttaagttttaaatttgcatctttaccttaaatggctgtaactttgacccttaagtccaaattgacatgtcaaaaatgaaaatgtttgttttgtagagctctaaaagtgctccgaatatcacttttctctaaaagttaaccctgaattgccacgttcaaaaactgattttgaaggtttgctcagatgcttttataaatttggtcatagaaggcgtagattacgagataaaattttggtgtcttcgacaaagttgcttggattggcaagcccatcaactttttagaagacaaaaaaattcccaaaaatattcctgaaaagttagattttcaaaatcaccctaatcgtgaaccaccctaattttgaaccaaaccaaaagatgcccctttccatttgcaacaactcttctgaagacaccaaagctccaaaacgtcaccatttttcggaaaatccattttccactttattttgcgatctggaccactgtgcattggacTAATTTCCCtttaaggctttctaggcccaatgtaaaaataatttaacccaaaaatgatgaacagcgtactgatgcaaacaaagagctcgagctgtcactgtccctgcgaaatatgttaGCTGTCATCGGGTGGTAGGCCGAAAATAACCAGCTATAAGTTGcatgacaaaaaatatttttgctagaaagagaaagcagatctgatgcaaacaaaccaactGCTGTGGCACTCAGAGGTGTGAATGTTTCAGTAATGTTTtgtctagaaagccttatatatTATTATTTGATTTAGCAACTTACTCGACAATCTCTGAATTCTGACTCTGCATGAACTGAATCTTactttacacggagaaaaaagagttcccgaaatcgtgaacacgctttcatgaaattgggaaccacgaacaaagtgttcaaattctgtggttcgtttttgaaaaacacaccatgacatttgaacactttgttcgtggttcccaatttcatgaacgcgtgttcacgatttcgggaactcttttttctccataTAACAGAACTGTAAAACGCTAATtgaacatttattgaaatgcattttattaagttgtttttaacaaatttaatttgaaaaaatcaagagttCTTTTCTTAAAGAAGGTTCGAAAAACACAAAAGcttatatgaccttttcaaaaaaaacctcTGAATCATGAATCTTCTTTTAAGGAATCCTGcacaaaaatgatgatttttttgtatttcatcatAAATCGTTTTGATCTGCCAACTAAATTCAAAACAGCAGATAAAGCTGGTTTAAACGCTAATAcatcaaaactgattttattttatattaaaaccTTTGGaaagtttgatgattttttttttttattattacaaattattttacaatttaaatgattatggtgccattctagagcaaaatatgctaaaaacaagcaaaaaaaacatgaaaaaattaggtgATAGAATAgtccaaatactaccaaaatctTCGATGAACTGAAcaagataaaaataaaacaagcaaaTTAAAGGAAATCAAATAAGTTGTCAGTTTTCAAACTTATTTGAATTCATTTTGTTCAAGAATCTGGAGCACTGAAATTAATTCGCAAAAACTTCGTGGGATGCTTGCCTATGTTCattctgctttttttttaatttctgagcaattccagctcaaatcagatttttttctggtacttttgtacccgatcctctccgatttcaatgaaactttgtagacttgttatcctgggcctatataagccatttttgtgtatgtggagtcaatagtactcgaaaataacatttgagaaaaaaatacactgaaagaaaaatacacgccacatctatgagattttttgatttttaagtctaaaacataaatttgaaggtgatgtcacgattttttttcgttcaaaatttttgaggaaatagcctaaaatgttgccaaaagactgacgaataatgcaggatggtatgtctctcctaaaaaaatacaaaaatcatttactaaaactgtttttttgaaaatttttaaaaccagtagtggggatcgattttccagacaattttacataaaagtctccatattgagcattgtcctatgtccaatccttgggaagatacagtggttttaaaaataaaaatgttgaaaaaacgggtttcttggtggtttttggcaatttctatatgacaaacTAGGTTTTTCAgactcgtaaatatttttaccggaaagctcgtccgatttcccataaaTTTGGCCTTTGagagcatttcaattggatgtaagggcttacagatataagcttaattacattgcttataactgaaaatagaatatatttttcagtgtggaagaaaccaggatagtaaatttgcttacgtaaagataaaaatgatataaatcaaaaagctgtcaaaggcaaacttatgggaaattggacgagctttccggtaaaaatatttacgagactgaaaaaccaagtctatcataaagaaattgccaaaaaccacaaaaaactcgatttttcaacatttttatttttaaaaccgctgtatcccAAGGATTAGACAAAGGACAAtgttcaatatggagacttttatgtaaaattgtctggaaaatcgatccccactacaggtttttaaaaattttaacgtttagaccacttttcaaaaaaaacagttttagtaaatgatttttgtatttttataggagaaacataccatcctgcatttttcgtcagtcttttggtaacattttagacttcacctttaaatttaagttttagacttgaaaatcaaaaaatctcatagatgtggcgtgtatttttctttcagtgtatttttttagaaagcccgtccaatttcctacaagtttgtctttgaccactttttgatacgacgcaacggcttcgagatacagtaatttttaaattacaaaatacaaaaatatttaaataccttacgcccttctcaaatgttattttcaagtactattggctccatttacacaaaaatggcttatataggcccaggataacatgtctataaaagtttcattgaaatcggagagggtcgggtacaaaagtaccagaaaaatttctgatttgagctggaattgcttttctgtattttttaatcagtctgAAAAttctttggtgccttcggcatgcccaaaaaaccatttttcatcataaatttgtccatataattttccttacaaatttggcaactgtccatacaaaaatgatgtatgaaaattcaaaaattttaatcttttgaaggcattttttgatcgatttggtgtcttcggcaaagttgtaggtatgaataaggactacactgcaaaaattgtgatttttaatttcactttttgtcactaaaacttgatttgcaaaaaaaaaaacgctatttgcattttattttttaatatgttttaggggacatcaaatgccaactttttagaaatttccagaatgtgccaAAAAactctgaccgagttatgaatttttcaatcaatactgttttttttttcaaaaaaaaaactaaatttgcaatcaaaaagcaccgaagtgaaattttgataatgcgcaccgttttcaagttaaatccattttaggtaccattttttttaaatagtcgcagtttttcattttttaaaaaagtctgcccagttttcaagtttaaattgttgaaaatatttgaagaagtttatgtcgtcgtcgtcgtcgtcgtcgtcgtcacacaTCCCTAACCGAAAGTTGGCGTCGCATTCAGAACGGATTACCTCGATAAGGAAAGAGGTTTCCTTGGGCTGATCTTCCTTCGTGTAATCCAAAAGACTCGCAGAGTCGCTTTCCCTCTTGTGGCTTATCATCAGCTGCGCTGGCTCTTTCAGCATCAGAAAATGCTCGTGTAATCTCGAGTGCTGCTGATGTATCATCCCAGTTTGTCATCCTCGCCCAATATCTCTCTGAAATCCCACTCAGAAATGGGAATCGTGTAATCGTGTAATTTTGCTGGGCGGAAATCACTTTAAACCCCTCTTAAATCTAATGGTTCAACATTAACTTTTCGAGCACCATGTTTCgcacgtgcgtgtgtgtgtgtgtgtaagttGATTCTGCCATTAGGGCAGATGTTCGCCAAAATTTGCCCCGTAAAATACCCATTGTTGCTGCCTAATGCCAATCCCAATTCTAATGAACTCATTCATAAAATGTTGTGCCCCTGGTCCCTGTCTAATTGCCGGCAATTCCATCCACCAGGACACAGCAGACGGCTGGCTGGCGACCAGGTAAAGCAAAAACGAAGCCACCGCCGAGATAAGCCTGTCGCCGtagaaaaacaaaagaaaaatcccAAGGTTCTGTGTCGGGACATGGGACTACATGGCATAGAAAAAAAGCGAGACccgatttatttatgttttgataaattatgCTAAGACCTGGGGGAAGGACggcctttttttttgctttcttctctttattttttaagtcCAAAAAGACACGTAGATTACGGAGAAAGATAACATTaggtacaacaacaacaaaactgtgaaaatatgaaaaatagaaCACCcctaaaatttcttgaaaacctgacctctctctctctataCACCTGAAAAGCATGATTAGTTTTGCGAAACGTTTCGAACAGATTCTATAGATGAATTGCCTAAATTTAAGCCAGATAAGTCTTCATATATTTTCTCATTCGGGTttgaaaattgatcaaaattgatcatttttacgAATTTTCAATTTGGAACCAAAGGAACGTCCCATAGAAATCAACGGATTACAATCAGGTGACGCTTATAATTCTGAGATttcaaacaaagattttatTGTTTCCATTTGTTGTTTGACTTTGTGAGAACTGAGAACTTTCtctattacagtccagactcaattatccgaaggtttgtaagggacttcggataatcaaatcacgaacaaaaaaatagtttttaatgtttttttcattttcttgtttttaacatctaaTTTGAAATCCTCGACCacatttcagtcaaattttaatggtgtattgcctattaaattaaaaaatgcatttttcaatatttcgtgaccgccattttggccaccatcttggatttaaaaagtCTAAATCACTTTTAGCATATTTAAgcttgacaataaaaaaaagagagcGAAAAATTTGTTTGCCAAggcctgggtgctgaatagtggttcgcaaaacggcctcaattttgaactgtcaaagaggaaccaatttactgttcgccaaaagtagaaagtattgtcatcaatctttaaaaattgtttgttttttttttttgcaaaaatgaaaaatgtttggcTTTTGAGAACATGGAGTGGATGTCAAGAagtcttaagaaagttgaagacgagatcgtcattttttataattatgaatagaagatgtttatggagtcgatgcggttgtatccatccagaagctgtctttattgtttgattccgtatGAACACCTACTGGAAAATCTTCtcagtttgttggatcagctacgctagaattagcgatgtttgtTTCGCTGGACtgggaagagctgcaggattccaaaatcagccagggaatttatctgcgacaccGCTGAATGAAACTCTCGCCGCAGTTTTTcatcacccgtaaaaaagaaaaacccctTCTAACCGCTCGAAACTTgcaaaacacagcaaaaaatgtaaaaaaaactagacaaaataaaacccataccactgattataaaacagctcatttaccagtaagaaaaaagtcatactTTTGCTTGAACAACCTCCTACTTTGCTCAGTATTGGGACTGATTGTTTATTTACCCAACTTTGTTTTAATCACCTTAAATTGTTGATATTACGGGCTTTTATCGGtagttttcggtgaaattaaactcacaaattagaagaaagtaatgaaactgataggtggatagatgactagtgtcttagaagaagatggaaaaggacggaaactaagtcagcgaaagGGCCATATGAGAAAGCGTACGTGTGTGATCAAGTCTTTTAACCTTCTAATTTGGCTGTGTACAAGTACTGAGTCGCAACCTCAGTAAGTGTACACAGACAAATCATCCTGTGTGTCATCCAAATGACTCCAGGACGGTCAAAAGAAATGATCACACACCGCCTAGATACGCTTTCGGCACGTAATTTTGATTCTCTCGATACATGATTTACAACCAAGTGTTTCGGGTTTCTCTATGTATTGGGAACTACTATTATTTCGCCCTTCCATATAACACAGGCCGTACTACGTTACCCGGTTGTTACCGAAATAGAACTATTCttaatttttacttttcttAGCCGACATGTTCTTTGCTCAGTATTGGGA from Culex quinquefasciatus strain JHB chromosome 3, VPISU_Cqui_1.0_pri_paternal, whole genome shotgun sequence includes:
- the LOC119770476 gene encoding uncharacterized protein LOC119770476, with protein sequence MGCCSDIKFHGYFIGLLAGLLELVSLGLSVYLALGEGSDDSELPQDLLDLASSSPLDYVGDVAILVSVGLLFYGIYKENRCCLIPFTVAICYDWISYLAYNIDRSMPYHVWLVTTAFFVYIFVAMLSLFILFGINVKTTKTEQFVKFGSDNLV